In a single window of the Panthera leo isolate Ple1 chromosome A1, P.leo_Ple1_pat1.1, whole genome shotgun sequence genome:
- the SHISAL2B gene encoding protein shisa-like-2B produces the protein MSEASRVCSGYYSLNHSFVEPFECPRSGEGAALLYCCGFADLKYCCSEPGSYFPYKHSYMWSLSIGALVGLGTAALVLLAFVISVCVLCYLFLYTKPRRLDTGLKLQHLEASATQEGNPNRKANAPNSNAASNSTIETSYEADDMNQEPRMETTQISTVYY, from the exons ATGAGCGAGGCAAGCCGGGTGTGCTCGGGCTACTACAGCCTCAACCACAGCTTCGTGGAGCCCTTCGAGTGTCCCCGGAGCGGCGAGGGGGCCGCCCTCCTCTACTGCTGCGGCTTCGCCGACCTCAAGTACTGCTGCAGCGAGCCGGGCAGCTACTTCCCCTACAAGCACAGCTATATGTGGAGCCTCAg CATCGGTGCCCTGGTTGGCCTGGGAACTGCTGCCCTTGTTCTACTTGCCTTTGTCATCAGCGTCTGTGTCCTTTGCTACTTATTTCTGTATACAAAGCCCCGAAGATTAGACACTGGCCTTAAACTTCAACACCTAGAGGCTTCTGCCACTCAAGAAG GCAACCCAAACAGGAAAGCCAATGCCCCCAATTCAAATGCAGCATCAAATTCGACAATTGAAACATCCTATGAAGCTGATGACATGAATCAAGAGCCACGGATGGAGACGACACAAATCAGCACTGTGTATTATTAA